One genomic window of Pseudomonas chlororaphis subsp. piscium includes the following:
- a CDS encoding methyl-accepting chemotaxis protein, translating to MQRMTLSLRELIGGISDGVTQIASAAEQLSAVTEQTSAGVNSQKVETDQVATAMNEMAATVQEVARNAEEASEAAVAADQQAREGDKVVGEAIAQIERLAAEVGNSTAAMGHLKQESDKIGSVLDVIKSVAQQTNLLALNAAIEAARAGEAGRGFAVVADEVRSLAQRTQKSTEEIEGLIVGLQNGTQEVANIMDNSRNLTDSSVELTRRAGGSLENITRTVSAIQAMNQQIAAAAEQQSAVAEEINRSVLNVRDVSEQTSAASEETAASSVELARLGTHLQTLVGRFRV from the coding sequence ATGCAACGCATGACCCTGAGCCTGCGCGAACTGATCGGCGGCATCAGCGATGGCGTCACCCAGATTGCCAGCGCCGCCGAACAGCTGTCGGCGGTGACCGAGCAGACCAGCGCCGGGGTCAACAGCCAGAAAGTCGAGACCGACCAGGTCGCCACCGCGATGAATGAAATGGCCGCCACGGTCCAGGAAGTCGCGCGCAACGCCGAGGAAGCCTCGGAAGCAGCGGTCGCCGCCGATCAGCAGGCCCGCGAAGGCGACAAGGTGGTCGGCGAGGCGATCGCGCAGATCGAACGCCTGGCCGCCGAGGTCGGCAACTCCACCGCCGCCATGGGCCATCTGAAGCAGGAAAGCGACAAGATCGGCAGTGTGCTCGACGTGATCAAGTCGGTCGCCCAGCAGACCAACCTGCTGGCCCTCAACGCCGCCATCGAAGCCGCCCGCGCGGGTGAAGCCGGTCGCGGTTTCGCCGTGGTCGCCGACGAGGTGCGCAGCCTGGCGCAGCGTACCCAGAAGTCCACCGAAGAGATCGAGGGGCTGATCGTCGGCCTGCAGAACGGCACCCAGGAAGTGGCCAACATCATGGACAACAGCCGCAACCTGACCGACAGCAGCGTCGAGCTGACCCGCCGTGCCGGCGGCTCGCTGGAAAACATCACCCGCACCGTCTCGGCGATCCAGGCGATGAACCAGCAGATCGCCGCCGCGGCCGAGCAGCAGAGCGCGGTGGCCGAGGAAATCAACAGAAGCGTGCTGAACGTGCGCGACGTGTCCGAGCAGACCTCGGCAGCCAGTGAGGAGACAGCGGCCTCCAGCGTCGAGCTGGCGCGCCTGGGGACCCATCTGCAGACCCTGGTCGGGCGCTTCCGGGTTTGA